Proteins from a single region of Geovibrio ferrireducens:
- the kdsA gene encoding 3-deoxy-8-phosphooctulonate synthase encodes MKELYAKLRTEPFIITGPCVIESREMIMKLCEKLKEITERQGYTFIFKASFDKANRTSITSFRGPGLEEGLAILAEAKARFNVPVTTDIHEASQAEAVGKVVDIVQIPAFLCRQTDLLTAAAKTGKIVNIKKAQFLSGYDMEHPVQKVEESGNNKIMLTERGSMFGYNNLVVDYRNLIDMSTFGYPVIMDATHSVQRPGGLAGKSGGDGRLAPSMAYAAAAVGVKGFFFEVHENPAEAKSDGPNMIPLNEFENVLKKLKRVMEAVKG; translated from the coding sequence ATGAAAGAATTATACGCAAAACTCAGAACAGAACCGTTCATAATAACCGGCCCCTGCGTTATCGAAAGCAGGGAAATGATAATGAAGCTCTGCGAAAAGCTCAAAGAGATCACCGAAAGGCAGGGTTACACGTTCATATTCAAGGCCTCCTTTGATAAAGCCAACCGCACCTCCATAACCTCTTTCAGAGGCCCCGGACTTGAGGAAGGGCTGGCCATCCTCGCCGAGGCGAAGGCACGCTTCAATGTCCCCGTTACCACGGACATACACGAAGCCTCACAGGCGGAAGCGGTGGGCAAGGTGGTTGACATAGTGCAGATTCCCGCCTTTCTCTGCCGCCAGACAGACCTGCTGACTGCGGCTGCTAAAACCGGGAAAATCGTAAATATCAAAAAAGCGCAGTTCCTCTCCGGCTATGACATGGAGCATCCCGTGCAGAAGGTTGAGGAATCGGGCAACAATAAAATCATGCTCACAGAAAGGGGGAGCATGTTCGGCTACAACAACCTTGTTGTGGACTACAGAAACCTCATCGATATGAGCACATTCGGCTACCCTGTGATTATGGATGCCACCCACTCTGTGCAGAGACCCGGCGGTCTGGCAGGCAAAAGCGGCGGAGACGGCAGACTGGCGCCGAGCATGGCTTATGCGGCGGCGGCTGTGGGTGTGAAGGGCTTCTTCTTCGAGGTGCATGAAAACCCCGCCGAAGCCAAATCGGACGGTCCGAACATGATTCCGCTGAACGAATTTGAAAACGTGCTGAAAAAGCTGAAAAGAGTGATGGAAGCGGTTAAAGGATAA
- a CDS encoding ArnT family glycosyltransferase: MKSALKYLLLCLLIFFSFFFGAASNPLFDTSEGTFAQGSMTMAQGGDFLTPYMDGRPDFDNPPLIYWLQTASVNLFGAGELAFRLPSVLAACGWVLLILFFVKDTRNEEMAFNSAFIACSSVIVSVFAKLAVADILLNMFLAGSMFAVYRHFETGRKKYVYLAFAAAGLGAVTKGPVAALVPFAVSALFFLSAGRMKEWVRAVFSPVGIGIMLLVALPWYVVEYMEYGDAFINGFLAKNNPGRFSGAAEGQGGGFAYYIPLLLAGLLPGTSLLFSVLKRLRPLWNDFFSRYMMIWFFFVFIFFALSGTKLPHLILSGMTPLFILCAYVFNNHRKKVLFAVPVFIYFAVLLCLPLIIPSFAAKVNSTASAEMLLEAARRLDMSYTVPVAAMLAVSLVMSFIRTLSYRTFVAVLAFFTVISLNVMYIPLVADIKQAPVKEAALYTAERNIKVNLWTASVPSFNVYYGKNADKNLPDEGGFVFIDSDKTGKIGRPYVTIKEWAGYRLIQVAEAE; the protein is encoded by the coding sequence TTGAAGAGTGCATTAAAATACCTGCTGCTCTGTCTGCTTATTTTTTTCAGCTTTTTCTTCGGTGCGGCTTCAAATCCTCTTTTTGACACATCAGAAGGCACGTTCGCCCAAGGCTCCATGACTATGGCGCAGGGGGGCGATTTCCTTACGCCGTACATGGACGGCAGACCTGATTTTGATAATCCGCCCCTTATATACTGGCTCCAGACTGCTTCCGTCAATCTTTTCGGAGCAGGAGAGCTTGCCTTTCGCCTCCCTTCCGTTCTGGCTGCCTGCGGGTGGGTTCTGCTCATTCTGTTTTTTGTCAAGGATACCAGAAACGAGGAGATGGCGTTCAATTCCGCATTTATAGCCTGTTCATCCGTTATCGTTTCCGTATTCGCAAAGCTTGCCGTGGCGGATATTCTGCTGAATATGTTTCTTGCGGGCTCTATGTTTGCCGTCTACAGGCATTTTGAAACGGGGCGGAAAAAGTACGTTTATCTGGCATTTGCCGCTGCCGGTCTCGGTGCTGTGACCAAGGGGCCTGTTGCCGCTTTGGTTCCTTTTGCAGTGAGTGCGCTGTTTTTTCTTTCCGCAGGGAGGATGAAGGAGTGGGTAAGGGCTGTCTTTTCCCCTGTGGGGATTGGGATAATGCTCCTTGTGGCTCTGCCCTGGTATGTTGTTGAGTACATGGAATACGGCGATGCGTTCATAAACGGCTTCCTTGCGAAAAATAACCCCGGAAGGTTCAGCGGGGCGGCAGAAGGGCAGGGGGGCGGCTTCGCATATTACATTCCGCTTCTGCTTGCCGGTCTTCTGCCCGGAACATCGCTTCTGTTCAGTGTTCTGAAAAGGCTGCGCCCGCTTTGGAACGATTTTTTCTCCAGATACATGATGATCTGGTTCTTTTTCGTATTCATATTTTTTGCCCTCAGCGGAACCAAGCTCCCCCACCTTATCCTCAGCGGGATGACCCCGCTTTTCATCCTCTGCGCCTATGTTTTTAACAACCACAGGAAGAAGGTGCTTTTTGCCGTTCCTGTTTTTATATATTTTGCCGTTCTGCTTTGTCTGCCTCTTATCATCCCTTCCTTTGCCGCGAAGGTGAACAGCACAGCCTCCGCGGAAATGCTGCTGGAGGCGGCACGCAGGCTTGATATGTCATACACTGTTCCGGTTGCGGCCATGCTTGCCGTGTCGCTGGTGATGAGCTTCATCAGAACCCTCAGCTACAGAACCTTTGTGGCTGTTCTGGCATTTTTTACGGTTATTTCGCTTAATGTAATGTACATCCCCCTTGTTGCGGATATTAAGCAGGCTCCGGTCAAGGAGGCCGCTCTGTACACGGCAGAGAGAAATATTAAGGTCAACCTCTGGACAGCCAGTGTGCCGTCTTTTAATGTGTATTACGGAAAGAACGCTGATAAAAATCTCCCGGATGAAGGCGGCTTTGTATTTATCGACTCTGATAAAACAGGAAAAATCGGGCGGCCCTATGTTACAATAAAAGAGTGGGCGGGTTATCGTCTGATACAGGTTGCGGAGGCAGAATGA
- the dnaX gene encoding DNA polymerase III subunit gamma/tau, translating into MSYLALARKLRPQNFDEIVAQEFVVTTLKNAIELDRLVHAYLFTGPRGVGKTSTARIFAKALNCLDPQGVNPCNKCENCREITDGTSMDVIEIDGASNRGIDEIRDLREAVRFFPVKCRRKVYIIDEVHMLTEQAFNALLKTLEEPPSHVAFILATTDSQRIPATIISRCQKYDFRKIPFDQMHESLTEVLNKEQIEYENDALSLIIRNSDGCMRDSLSMLDQIIAFTGGKVDEANTAFLLGFSDTNLIEDLLKTILEENTAEIPAIVEEICAKGISLRFAAESLIEHTRNLLFYIATGGKNTRELTSHEEELYRSLSAKVTEHRLFALFQVFQKLLNDLKFFSFEQYVFEFAAYKAASLSSVIPVSGTAAAQPQASAPQRQRTEPPKTQAVPKDPHLPPQNEAPASGDDPWKSMVRHAAKENGKVAGYLENVFLSGVAGDELRIGTTEEKKFYFQMLNRPEHLKYLSEIAGRFFPGVTKVKLALENEPKKKTLTETKKEAETYHDRKTRKEAEENELVKKLEKEFNAKVVDIEVVKFVSEEDSEPENDSD; encoded by the coding sequence ATGTCATATCTTGCATTAGCCAGAAAACTCAGACCCCAGAATTTTGATGAAATAGTGGCGCAGGAATTTGTAGTCACTACTCTGAAAAATGCCATTGAACTGGACAGGCTTGTACATGCCTACCTCTTCACCGGCCCCAGAGGTGTCGGCAAAACCAGCACGGCGAGGATCTTCGCAAAGGCGCTCAACTGCCTTGACCCTCAGGGTGTAAACCCCTGCAATAAATGCGAAAACTGCCGTGAAATAACCGACGGCACATCCATGGACGTAATAGAGATAGACGGCGCCTCCAACAGAGGCATAGACGAAATACGCGACCTGCGCGAGGCTGTGCGCTTTTTTCCGGTCAAATGCAGAAGAAAAGTCTACATAATAGATGAAGTGCACATGCTCACCGAGCAGGCGTTCAACGCCCTGCTCAAGACCCTTGAAGAGCCGCCCTCACATGTGGCATTCATCCTCGCCACCACAGACTCGCAGAGGATTCCCGCAACCATCATATCCCGCTGTCAGAAGTATGACTTCCGCAAAATACCCTTTGATCAGATGCACGAATCCCTCACGGAAGTGCTGAACAAAGAGCAGATAGAATACGAAAACGATGCCCTGAGCCTGATCATCCGCAATTCTGACGGCTGCATGCGTGACTCGCTCTCCATGCTTGACCAGATAATAGCCTTCACAGGGGGCAAGGTTGATGAGGCGAACACCGCCTTTCTCCTCGGCTTTTCAGACACCAACCTCATAGAAGACCTGCTCAAAACAATTCTGGAAGAGAATACGGCAGAGATTCCCGCCATAGTTGAAGAGATATGCGCCAAGGGGATAAGCCTTCGTTTCGCCGCCGAATCCCTCATTGAACACACGCGCAACCTCCTTTTTTACATAGCCACAGGCGGCAAAAACACAAGGGAGCTCACCAGCCACGAAGAGGAGCTTTACCGCAGCCTCTCCGCCAAAGTCACCGAACACAGGCTCTTCGCACTGTTTCAGGTTTTCCAGAAGCTCCTGAATGACCTTAAATTTTTCAGCTTCGAGCAGTATGTGTTCGAATTTGCCGCTTACAAGGCCGCATCCCTTTCATCCGTAATCCCGGTTTCGGGAACGGCCGCAGCCCAGCCTCAGGCATCAGCCCCGCAGAGGCAGAGAACCGAACCGCCCAAAACACAGGCAGTACCGAAAGATCCGCATCTTCCGCCCCAGAACGAAGCCCCCGCATCCGGGGATGACCCATGGAAAAGCATGGTGCGTCACGCAGCCAAGGAAAACGGCAAGGTTGCCGGCTATCTTGAGAATGTGTTTCTCTCCGGCGTTGCGGGGGATGAACTCCGCATAGGCACAACGGAGGAGAAAAAGTTCTACTTCCAGATGCTTAACCGGCCGGAGCACCTGAAATACCTGTCCGAGATTGCGGGCAGGTTCTTCCCCGGCGTGACTAAGGTAAAACTGGCTCTGGAAAACGAGCCGAAAAAAAAAACTCTGACTGAGACAAAGAAAGAGGCGGAAACCTACCACGACCGCAAGACAAGAAAGGAAGCTGAAGAGAACGAGCTTGTAAAAAAACTCGAAAAAGAATTTAACGCAAAAGTTGTTGATATAGAGGTGGTTAAGTTTGTTTCGGAGGAAGATTCAGAGCCCGAAAACGACTCAGACTAG
- a CDS encoding FadR/GntR family transcriptional regulator codes for MRFHKIKPKRVSDEIYRQLKDLVLSGELKPGEKLPSERELAVQMGVSRPTLREALQKLEAHGFLKQIQGDGTYVQSAASPVLSQAFTEMLNKEDAMGDLMELRKILETWAARAAAERATDEEIEQLEEFLLEMEDSEKDYESDASFHALISYASHNVLIVHVMNTIYEWITKVTFEVRRHIRATGGTKEVDSLHRKIVDSIKSRNPEKAYEYMLEHMEYVEKQLESMNIKVPHI; via the coding sequence ATGAGATTTCATAAGATAAAACCAAAAAGAGTGAGCGACGAAATTTACAGACAGCTTAAAGATCTGGTGCTCAGCGGCGAACTTAAGCCCGGAGAAAAGCTGCCTTCCGAGCGTGAGCTTGCTGTACAGATGGGGGTCAGCCGACCCACACTCAGGGAGGCTCTCCAGAAGCTTGAGGCTCACGGTTTTCTCAAGCAGATTCAGGGTGACGGCACTTATGTTCAGTCCGCCGCCTCCCCCGTGCTTTCACAGGCTTTTACCGAAATGCTCAACAAGGAGGATGCCATGGGTGATCTCATGGAACTCCGCAAAATCCTTGAAACATGGGCGGCAAGAGCCGCAGCGGAACGCGCCACTGATGAGGAGATAGAACAGCTTGAGGAATTTCTGCTGGAAATGGAGGATTCCGAAAAGGATTATGAAAGCGATGCCAGCTTTCACGCCCTCATCTCCTATGCATCTCACAATGTTCTCATTGTCCATGTGATGAACACTATTTATGAGTGGATAACCAAAGTCACCTTCGAGGTCCGCAGGCATATAAGAGCCACAGGCGGCACAAAAGAGGTGGACAGTCTCCACCGGAAGATAGTTGACTCCATAAAAAGCCGGAACCCCGAAAAGGCATACGAGTATATGCTGGAACACATGGAATATGTGGAGAAGCAGCTTGAGAGCATGAATATAAAAGTTCCGCACATCTGA
- a CDS encoding secretin and TonB N-terminal domain-containing protein has protein sequence MDCRKLLTVMFTMIFIFACSAKKPEPPAAQTEEPAKSEQKEVRLPPPPPPVFGGELKKPDPLEGRYITVSAVEAPLSSILYMAAAESGMNLVISPEIDINRPVTLNLNRLPAREALNIITETAGIYFETDGNILRIRPLTAKTYKIPYVHTVTAYSSRLGGDIIGGAAESAGTMAGSYNLEFTNPGERNDLYRQITEGVRSIIFPGRNTDSGSDTKTAEFSPSGEGFSLNMFTGILTVQAGRGKIQLIDRYMDAVLKETSKQVLIEAKMVEVTLNDINSYGINWDNFFFNDQLRYRQNFATSSAAALENIGLTPVAAISYASGGANGLLNLISQQGKIETLGNPRIRVVNGQSAIISSGSLIPYWEKNVEDGEDLRRVVSYNRITILDGIMLGVTPYIHDDGTITLNIIPVSTMAEKDKVQLGEEGEIVASFPVLNLKEAGTVLNVRNGETVVLGGMIDNYEENTEQRVPFLGDLPIVGTLFKSVNKRKVKKELVIFIKTSVINI, from the coding sequence ATGGATTGCCGTAAGCTTCTGACAGTTATGTTCACTATGATTTTTATCTTCGCCTGCTCCGCTAAAAAGCCGGAGCCCCCTGCGGCGCAGACGGAGGAACCTGCAAAATCTGAGCAGAAGGAAGTAAGACTGCCGCCTCCGCCGCCGCCTGTTTTCGGCGGAGAGCTCAAAAAGCCCGATCCCCTTGAAGGACGCTACATAACCGTAAGCGCCGTTGAAGCGCCGCTGTCCTCAATCCTTTACATGGCAGCGGCCGAATCCGGCATGAACCTTGTGATAAGCCCCGAAATAGACATCAACAGACCCGTCACCCTTAACCTCAACCGCCTGCCCGCAAGGGAGGCACTGAACATCATCACTGAAACAGCCGGAATATATTTTGAGACTGACGGCAACATACTCCGCATAAGACCGCTGACTGCAAAAACATATAAGATCCCGTACGTCCACACCGTCACTGCCTACTCATCCAGACTGGGCGGGGATATAATCGGCGGCGCGGCTGAAAGCGCCGGTACTATGGCAGGTTCATACAACCTCGAATTCACCAACCCCGGCGAACGGAACGACCTGTACAGACAGATAACCGAAGGGGTGCGCAGCATCATTTTCCCCGGCAGGAACACAGACTCCGGCAGTGACACTAAAACTGCGGAGTTCTCCCCGTCCGGAGAGGGGTTCAGCCTCAATATGTTCACCGGCATACTCACTGTTCAGGCGGGCAGGGGCAAGATACAGCTTATAGACAGATACATGGATGCTGTGCTGAAAGAGACATCAAAGCAGGTGCTCATAGAAGCCAAAATGGTGGAAGTGACACTTAACGACATAAATTCCTACGGCATAAACTGGGACAATTTTTTCTTCAACGACCAGCTCCGCTACAGGCAGAACTTCGCTACCTCCAGCGCAGCGGCGCTTGAGAACATAGGTCTTACTCCTGTTGCGGCAATCTCATACGCATCCGGCGGTGCAAACGGTCTGCTTAATCTTATCTCCCAGCAGGGCAAGATAGAAACCCTCGGAAACCCGCGGATACGTGTTGTAAACGGTCAGAGCGCGATAATCTCCTCAGGCAGCCTTATCCCCTACTGGGAAAAGAACGTTGAGGACGGTGAAGACCTCCGCCGCGTTGTCAGCTACAACAGGATAACCATTCTGGACGGTATAATGCTCGGCGTTACCCCTTACATACACGATGACGGAACAATAACCCTGAATATTATCCCCGTCTCAACCATGGCTGAAAAGGACAAGGTTCAGCTTGGCGAGGAGGGGGAGATTGTTGCCAGCTTTCCCGTTCTGAACCTGAAGGAGGCGGGCACTGTACTCAATGTCCGCAACGGTGAAACGGTTGTTCTGGGCGGAATGATAGACAATTATGAGGAGAACACCGAACAGCGTGTTCCCTTCCTAGGCGACCTACCCATTGTGGGAACCCTGTTTAAATCGGTTAACAAGCGGAAGGTTAAGAAGGAGCTTGTGATTTTTATAAAAACATCGGTGATAAACATTTGA
- a CDS encoding tetratricopeptide repeat protein — translation MKKLIASSLTALCIGFFAGSKFQPAPPDTEAPAESAERELSFADSGLKEKTAPKSAAVLPDDLYIRLRNEAEKPALKKTGQTAVQTAPLTAPEPPFIEDSASKAHREAASGIKALNSGDCAKASVYLEKAYSLKKDRNILSHYMTALLLCGEAEKAASLAPAADADTLADVIEAAVKASAHRAAVVLFETLEIKGSGKLMNAAGLAYEASGNTGKAVLMYKEAYRLNPADPFISFSRARAADMEEDYAEAVFLYEITAAAAAGAELKKYSVTRSAQIREHLAAGAPKTP, via the coding sequence TTGAAAAAGCTGATAGCCTCCTCACTCACGGCTCTGTGCATAGGTTTTTTTGCCGGCAGTAAGTTTCAGCCTGCGCCGCCGGATACAGAAGCGCCCGCAGAAAGCGCAGAGAGGGAATTATCCTTCGCTGATTCCGGCCTGAAAGAAAAAACTGCGCCAAAAAGCGCAGCGGTTCTGCCGGATGATTTATACATCAGACTCAGGAACGAGGCGGAAAAACCCGCCCTGAAAAAAACCGGTCAGACCGCAGTGCAGACTGCTCCCCTGACCGCGCCGGAGCCTCCGTTCATTGAGGACAGCGCATCAAAGGCGCACAGGGAGGCCGCATCCGGCATTAAGGCACTGAACAGCGGCGACTGCGCCAAGGCCTCCGTCTATCTGGAAAAGGCGTACTCCCTTAAAAAAGACAGAAACATCCTCTCCCATTACATGACTGCCCTCCTCCTCTGCGGTGAGGCGGAAAAAGCGGCATCGCTCGCCCCGGCGGCGGATGCGGATACTCTGGCGGATGTGATCGAGGCGGCGGTTAAGGCTTCAGCCCACAGGGCTGCCGTTGTTCTCTTTGAAACGCTGGAGATAAAGGGAAGCGGAAAACTTATGAACGCAGCCGGACTGGCGTATGAAGCATCCGGAAATACGGGAAAAGCGGTTCTGATGTACAAGGAAGCCTACAGGCTTAACCCGGCAGACCCTTTCATTTCTTTCTCAAGGGCAAGGGCCGCTGATATGGAAGAGGATTATGCCGAGGCAGTATTTCTGTACGAAATAACAGCCGCCGCGGCTGCCGGAGCAGAGCTTAAGAAATATTCGGTAACAAGAAGCGCCCAGATCAGGGAACACCTTGCCGCCGGAGCTCCGAAAACTCCTTGA
- a CDS encoding glycosyltransferase family 2 protein produces the protein MKLSVVVPLYNEEASIKPFLEKTRSALSGIDYEIILVDDGSRDKTVEMVEQYADERTLLIRFKRNFGQTPAMAAGIDYADGDYIATIDGDLQNDPEDIPAMIEKLEREGLDVVAGRRLKRQDGFILRKLPSSIANKLIARLTGVYIHDYGCTLKLFKQDIAKNLGLYGEMHRFIPVLAVLQGAKIDEMDVRHHPRRYGQSKYGIARTTKVISDLMLVLFLKKYSQRPMHLFGTLGFFGLFFGMLINLYMIVLKLFGQNIWGRPLLLLGVVLTLGGIQLVSSGFIAEQVLRTYFESQDKKPYIIKEVKEFSELRRQGVP, from the coding sequence ATGAAACTTTCAGTCGTGGTTCCTCTTTACAACGAAGAGGCGAGCATAAAGCCGTTTCTGGAAAAGACCAGAAGCGCTCTTTCAGGCATAGATTACGAGATCATCCTTGTGGATGACGGCTCACGGGATAAAACAGTGGAGATGGTGGAACAGTATGCGGATGAACGCACGCTTCTGATCCGCTTTAAGCGCAACTTCGGGCAGACACCTGCTATGGCGGCCGGAATAGACTATGCAGACGGTGACTACATAGCCACAATAGACGGCGATTTGCAGAATGATCCCGAAGATATACCCGCAATGATAGAAAAGCTTGAACGCGAAGGGCTGGACGTTGTGGCGGGAAGAAGGCTGAAAAGACAGGACGGCTTCATACTGCGAAAGCTCCCCAGCAGCATAGCCAACAAGCTCATAGCCCGCCTTACCGGGGTTTACATACATGACTACGGCTGTACACTGAAGCTGTTTAAGCAGGACATAGCAAAAAACCTCGGCCTCTACGGGGAGATGCACAGGTTTATCCCTGTTCTTGCCGTGCTTCAGGGGGCGAAGATTGATGAAATGGATGTGCGCCACCATCCCCGGAGATATGGTCAGTCAAAATACGGAATAGCCAGAACCACAAAGGTTATAAGCGATCTGATGCTTGTCCTTTTCCTTAAGAAATATTCACAGCGCCCCATGCACCTTTTCGGCACTCTGGGTTTTTTCGGTTTGTTTTTCGGCATGCTTATCAACCTGTATATGATAGTCCTCAAGCTGTTCGGGCAGAATATCTGGGGCAGGCCGCTTCTTCTTCTCGGTGTTGTGCTGACACTGGGGGGTATACAGCTTGTCTCCTCCGGCTTTATCGCAGAGCAGGTGCTGAGAACATATTTTGAAAGTCAGGATAAGAAACCTTACATAATAAAAGAGGTCAAGGAGTTTTCGGAGCTCCGGCGGCAAGGTGTTCCCTGA
- a CDS encoding type II secretion system protein: MNRKGFTLVEMAVVLVIIGIILGMVVKGRELVQGAKTKSFIVDVKNLENMQYTFYDRFGRFAGDCDRDGLVDEKGLALSLSDFDGTPSGLCAEGTAQDDPDTAYSELKAVGMLSDESNSALASMKGGFGFAYFAQDADGKNVIVLREVPCYAAVSLDTAIDKTMDGTKGKVKAGVLGSSAWTAEGMCGSNLTDGTVGTVLYYYDR; this comes from the coding sequence ATGAACAGAAAAGGTTTTACTCTGGTGGAGATGGCGGTTGTTCTGGTTATTATCGGAATAATCCTCGGCATGGTGGTAAAGGGGAGAGAGCTTGTTCAGGGCGCAAAGACCAAGAGCTTCATCGTTGATGTGAAAAACCTTGAAAATATGCAGTACACATTTTACGACCGCTTCGGCAGATTTGCCGGGGACTGTGACCGTGACGGGCTTGTGGACGAAAAGGGGCTGGCTCTGAGTCTCAGCGACTTTGACGGAACCCCTTCGGGCTTATGTGCGGAAGGCACAGCGCAGGACGATCCGGACACAGCTTACAGCGAGCTTAAGGCGGTTGGAATGCTTTCAGATGAAAGCAATTCGGCTCTTGCATCTATGAAGGGCGGGTTCGGCTTTGCTTATTTCGCTCAGGATGCTGACGGCAAAAACGTGATAGTGCTCAGGGAAGTTCCCTGCTATGCGGCAGTGAGCCTTGATACGGCGATAGATAAAACAATGGACGGAACCAAAGGAAAGGTCAAAGCCGGTGTTCTGGGCAGTTCCGCATGGACAGCGGAAGGGATGTGCGGCAGCAACCTCACCGACGGTACAGTGGGCACTGTGCTTTATTATTACGACAGATAA
- a CDS encoding sensor histidine kinase produces MNCSAKTVAGICAALLTLYAANLFCVHAVLSGYASKRLESEAASAAAAAAERVSYVLGNIRAESLFLITNLSGYSEQSRSSVLSSLIQAKPEITEVIATDSRGYTWFTAGRTGTPPIGADYSAEESVSSPLNSGSTYIGTIKTDASAGEPYIEISAPLLSPENGTVSGAVRIKASLGMLKETAAAATPAGMKAAVLIGKDGGMIAGDISPSEKTMLTAAAKQTDQAGAAVPSEQYILAYKSFSLNGNDLTAAVYMPAKTAAATISAYFRSYAAASFAVFLLAVPFVIFIVRRYRSPYEKCGERMLKAEKALEPAQAEALRDKTGAEYTSCFLDACENTINSLRKAAEESGRNVAEVVERRTEHLKNEINELQRKLKEEYTKNTKKDQMMIRQSRLAAMGEMISNIAHQWRQPLNALALTIQDIEDSYRHNEINDDYIRETVEKSMELILHMSVTIDDFRNFYKTNKDIVEFSLKRSIDEAMKIISASLKNSSIDIETDFRQDVIVRGYPNEFSQVILNILSNSKDALIDNRQTDRRISIGIESPGEGRGRIVIIDNGGGIPANVIDSVFDPYFTTKEQGRGTGIGLYMSKTIIESNMGGKIDIANIGDGTRVTIEL; encoded by the coding sequence ATGAACTGTTCTGCAAAAACCGTGGCGGGCATCTGCGCTGCGCTTCTTACTCTTTATGCCGCAAACCTGTTCTGTGTTCATGCGGTACTCAGCGGCTACGCCTCAAAAAGGCTTGAGAGTGAAGCTGCGTCTGCCGCGGCAGCAGCAGCGGAGAGGGTTTCCTATGTTCTCGGAAACATCCGCGCCGAATCCCTTTTTCTCATAACAAACCTCTCCGGCTACAGCGAACAGTCACGCTCATCCGTCCTTTCCTCATTAATTCAGGCAAAACCGGAAATAACAGAGGTCATCGCAACCGATTCCAGAGGCTACACATGGTTTACGGCAGGGCGTACGGGGACTCCGCCTATCGGGGCTGACTATTCAGCGGAAGAATCTGTCTCATCCCCCTTAAACTCAGGAAGCACCTACATAGGCACGATAAAGACCGATGCATCCGCCGGCGAACCCTACATAGAGATTTCAGCACCCCTGCTGAGCCCTGAAAACGGCACAGTAAGCGGTGCAGTAAGGATCAAAGCCTCACTGGGAATGCTGAAGGAAACTGCGGCTGCGGCGACCCCTGCCGGGATGAAAGCTGCCGTACTCATAGGGAAAGACGGCGGCATGATAGCCGGAGACATAAGCCCTTCGGAAAAAACAATGCTCACAGCGGCCGCAAAGCAGACTGACCAAGCCGGGGCTGCCGTACCTTCGGAACAGTACATATTAGCGTACAAGTCATTCAGCCTTAACGGCAATGACCTCACCGCGGCAGTCTATATGCCCGCCAAAACCGCAGCCGCAACAATTTCCGCTTATTTCAGAAGCTACGCAGCGGCATCTTTTGCCGTTTTTCTGCTTGCTGTCCCCTTTGTAATCTTCATAGTGCGCAGGTACAGATCCCCATATGAAAAATGCGGCGAGCGGATGCTGAAAGCGGAAAAAGCTCTGGAACCGGCACAGGCGGAAGCGCTCAGAGATAAAACCGGAGCGGAATATACCTCATGCTTTCTGGACGCATGCGAGAATACCATTAATTCGCTGAGAAAAGCCGCTGAGGAATCAGGCAGAAATGTTGCAGAGGTTGTGGAGAGACGCACCGAACACCTGAAAAATGAAATTAACGAACTCCAGCGCAAGCTGAAAGAGGAATATACAAAAAATACCAAGAAAGACCAGATGATGATCCGCCAGAGCCGCCTTGCCGCAATGGGGGAGATGATCTCAAACATTGCCCACCAGTGGCGGCAGCCTCTTAACGCTCTGGCGCTGACCATACAGGATATAGAAGACTCATACCGCCATAATGAGATTAATGACGATTACATCAGGGAGACTGTGGAAAAATCCATGGAGCTGATACTGCATATGTCTGTCACTATTGATGACTTCCGCAACTTCTACAAAACCAATAAGGACATAGTGGAGTTCAGCCTGAAACGCTCCATAGATGAGGCCATGAAAATAATCAGCGCCAGCCTGAAAAACTCCAGCATAGATATTGAGACGGATTTCAGGCAGGATGTCATTGTGCGCGGCTACCCGAATGAGTTTTCACAGGTTATCCTCAACATACTCAGCAACTCAAAAGACGCCCTCATAGACAACAGACAGACGGACAGGCGGATCAGTATCGGCATAGAATCTCCGGGAGAAGGCAGAGGGCGCATTGTGATTATAGATAACGGCGGCGGAATCCCCGCTAATGTAATTGACAGCGTGTTCGATCCATACTTCACCACAAAGGAACAGGGCAGAGGAACAGGCATAGGCCTCTATATGTCCAAAACCATCATCGAAAGCAACATGGGCGGCAAAATTGACATTGCAAATATCGGGGACGGCACACGGGTGACAATAGAACTGTGA